A genome region from bacterium SCSIO 12844 includes the following:
- the fghA gene encoding S-formylglutathione hydrolase, translated as MINLVSSTQCFNGVHQQYTHQSDVLNCQMRFAVFLPPQYNREDVPLLYWLSGLTCTDENFMQKAGALKYASELGLAIVAADTSPRGEGVPDDKDNAYDFGLGAGFYLNATKEPWRENYQMYDYILKELPSVIEHNFKFSGKPAISGHSMGGHGALVLALRTPQKFASVSAFSPICHPSVVPWGKKAFSNYLGDDKNLWAKYDSVLLMQNITALDGMPNILIDQGDCDQFLESQLAPESLEKAAKKINYPLTMRYQKGYDHSYYFISTFIADHLKYHYLNLVK; from the coding sequence ATGATTAATTTAGTTAGTTCAACTCAATGCTTTAATGGAGTGCATCAGCAATATACACATCAATCAGATGTTTTAAATTGTCAGATGCGTTTTGCTGTTTTTTTACCACCACAATATAACAGAGAGGATGTACCTTTACTATATTGGCTATCTGGTTTAACTTGTACAGATGAAAACTTTATGCAAAAAGCAGGTGCTTTAAAGTATGCTTCTGAGTTAGGTCTTGCAATTGTTGCAGCAGATACCTCACCACGTGGAGAAGGTGTTCCTGATGATAAAGATAATGCCTATGATTTTGGTTTGGGTGCTGGTTTTTATTTAAATGCAACTAAGGAGCCATGGCGTGAAAATTATCAGATGTATGACTATATACTAAAAGAATTACCGAGTGTCATTGAGCATAATTTTAAATTTTCTGGAAAACCGGCGATTTCTGGTCATTCTATGGGTGGGCATGGTGCTTTGGTGTTAGCGCTAAGAACTCCACAAAAATTTGCTTCAGTTTCTGCTTTTAGTCCAATTTGTCACCCATCTGTTGTGCCTTGGGGAAAGAAAGCTTTTTCTAATTATTTGGGAGATGATAAGAATTTGTGGGCTAAGTATGATAGTGTTTTATTAATGCAGAATATAACAGCATTAGATGGTATGCCAAACATATTAATTGATCAAGGTGATTGTGATCAGTTTTTAGAGTCACAGTTAGCACCTGAATCATTAGAAAAAGCTGCAAAAAAAATCAACTATCCATTAACGATGCGTTATCAGAAAGGTTACGATCATAGTTATTATTTTATTTCGACATTTATTGCTGATCATTTAAAGTATCATTATCTTAACCTTGTAAAATAG
- a CDS encoding pseudouridine synthase — protein sequence MSKPGDNDVLKPEKLQKVLAQAGIGSRRQMEEWIQAGRISVNGRQAETGMRVTLNDRIEVDGKPLVKIATFLTRPRVVLYHKPAGEICSKSDPEGRKTVFDALPKLKNGRWVMVGRLDYNTSGLLLFTTDGELANRLMHPSYELEREYAVRLFGEVTDEMIETLKTGINLEDGMAKFDSIQFRGGEGLNTWYHVILREGRNREVRRMWESFDHIKVSRLTRVRYGDIILPRNLAQGKALELTAMQVNDLRKSVGMRSFTFPKAIYHKNKTKSFK from the coding sequence ATGTCTAAGCCAGGTGACAATGATGTTCTAAAACCTGAGAAGTTACAAAAAGTATTGGCTCAAGCAGGCATTGGCTCAAGAAGACAAATGGAAGAGTGGATTCAAGCGGGTAGAATTTCTGTTAATGGGCGTCAGGCTGAAACAGGTATGCGCGTAACATTAAATGATCGGATTGAAGTAGACGGTAAGCCATTGGTTAAAATTGCAACCTTTTTAACGCGTCCAAGGGTAGTTCTATACCATAAGCCAGCAGGAGAAATATGCTCTAAATCAGATCCTGAAGGTCGTAAAACAGTCTTTGATGCATTACCAAAACTTAAAAATGGCCGTTGGGTTATGGTTGGTAGGCTTGATTATAATACTTCAGGCTTATTGTTGTTTACAACAGATGGAGAATTAGCAAATCGTTTAATGCATCCATCCTATGAGTTAGAGCGAGAGTATGCCGTACGTTTATTTGGTGAAGTCACTGATGAAATGATTGAAACACTTAAAACAGGCATTAATCTTGAAGATGGTATGGCTAAGTTTGATTCAATTCAATTTAGAGGCGGTGAAGGTTTGAACACTTGGTATCATGTGATCTTAAGAGAGGGAAGAAATCGTGAGGTCAGACGTATGTGGGAGTCATTTGATCATATCAAAGTGAGTCGCCTAACTCGTGTTCGATATGGTGATATTATACTGCCACGTAATCTAGCTCAAGGTAAGGCGCTGGAATTAACCGCAATGCAGGTAAATGATTTACGTAAATCCGTTGGTATGCGTTCGTTTACATTTCCAAAGGCGATTTATCATAAAAATAAGACAAAATCATTTAAATAA
- a CDS encoding TIGR00730 family Rossman fold protein encodes MTFNKTRVKPHSRALRESPYVNAKETWNLFKIIAELVEGHERLDHIRPAVSIFGSARLKEGNFYYQQAQEIAQSLSDEGFSIITGGGPGIMQAANVGASLGSSLSVGLNIDLPFEQVSNGHQDITLRYRYFFTRKATFIKHSLAYIVMPGGFGTLDELFDIVTLIQTKKKKYMPVILVGKSYWSGLITWLKDVVVQEKTISPEDLDLLILTDDTKEVIDIIKGHTKDTQQQTVEECIEQARDDFEF; translated from the coding sequence ATGACATTTAATAAAACAAGAGTTAAACCTCACTCACGTGCTTTAAGAGAAAGTCCTTATGTTAATGCTAAAGAGACTTGGAATTTATTTAAAATTATTGCTGAACTTGTCGAAGGTCATGAGCGCCTTGACCATATCCGTCCAGCGGTAAGTATTTTTGGCTCAGCTCGCTTAAAAGAAGGTAATTTTTATTACCAACAAGCACAAGAGATCGCCCAATCACTCTCTGATGAAGGCTTTAGTATTATTACAGGTGGAGGACCTGGTATTATGCAAGCAGCCAACGTTGGTGCCTCACTTGGTTCATCATTAAGTGTTGGTTTAAATATTGATTTACCATTTGAACAAGTTTCTAATGGCCATCAAGATATTACATTACGTTATCGCTATTTTTTCACTCGAAAAGCAACGTTTATCAAACATTCACTAGCTTATATTGTTATGCCTGGTGGCTTTGGAACCTTAGATGAATTATTTGATATTGTTACTCTAATACAAACTAAAAAGAAAAAATATATGCCAGTCATACTCGTTGGTAAATCGTATTGGTCCGGCTTAATTACTTGGTTAAAAGATGTTGTTGTTCAAGAAAAAACCATAAGCCCAGAAGATCTTGACTTATTAATTCTAACTGACGATACAAAAGAAGTGATTGACATTATTAAAGGACATACTAAAGACACTCAGCAACAAACTGTCGAAGAGTGTATTGAACAAGCTCGCGATGACTTTGAATTTTAA
- a CDS encoding S-(hydroxymethyl)glutathione dehydrogenase/class III alcohol dehydrogenase, which translates to MKSKAAIAWGPKEPLTIETIDVMPPKKGEVLVKIIATGVCHTDKFTLSGEDPEGIFPCVLGHEGGGVVEAVGEGVTSVSVGDHVIPLYTPECGTCKFCTSGKTNLCQKIRETQGKGLMPDGTTRFYKDGEEIYHYMGCSTFSEYTVLPEISLAKINKEAPLDEVCLLGCGVTTGIGAVMNTAKVEAGATVAVFGLGGIGLSAIIGAKMADAGRIIAIDINESKFDLAKKLGATDCINPKNYDKPIQQVIVELTDGGVDYSFECIGNVNVMRQALECCHKGWGESVIIGVAGQGQEISTRPFQLVTGRTWKGSAFGGVKGRSELPNYVERYLNGEFVLKDFITHKLSLEEINNAFDLMAEGKSIRSVVVY; encoded by the coding sequence ATTAAATCTAAAGCTGCAATTGCATGGGGGCCAAAAGAGCCATTAACGATTGAAACAATTGATGTTATGCCACCAAAAAAAGGTGAGGTATTAGTAAAAATCATTGCAACAGGGGTTTGTCATACAGATAAATTTACACTTTCAGGTGAAGACCCTGAAGGCATATTTCCTTGTGTACTAGGTCATGAAGGTGGTGGTGTTGTTGAGGCAGTTGGTGAAGGCGTAACTAGTGTCAGTGTTGGCGATCATGTGATTCCACTTTATACGCCTGAGTGTGGTACTTGTAAGTTTTGTACTTCAGGTAAAACCAATCTATGCCAAAAAATCAGAGAAACCCAAGGTAAGGGGCTAATGCCTGATGGGACAACACGCTTTTATAAAGATGGAGAAGAAATTTATCATTATATGGGTTGTTCAACTTTTTCAGAATATACCGTATTGCCAGAGATTTCATTAGCAAAAATTAATAAAGAAGCGCCATTAGATGAAGTATGTCTTCTAGGTTGTGGCGTAACAACAGGTATTGGTGCTGTGATGAATACTGCTAAAGTTGAAGCAGGTGCAACTGTAGCAGTATTTGGTTTAGGTGGTATAGGTCTTTCAGCAATTATTGGTGCAAAAATGGCTGATGCAGGTAGAATTATAGCCATTGATATTAATGAATCGAAATTTGACTTAGCAAAAAAGCTTGGTGCGACAGATTGTATTAATCCTAAGAATTATGACAAACCAATTCAACAAGTGATTGTTGAGTTAACAGATGGTGGTGTTGATTACTCATTTGAATGTATTGGTAATGTCAATGTGATGCGCCAAGCATTAGAATGTTGTCATAAAGGCTGGGGTGAATCAGTTATTATTGGTGTAGCAGGTCAAGGCCAAGAAATATCAACTCGACCATTTCAATTAGTAACGGGACGAACATGGAAAGGTAGTGCATTTGGAGGTGTGAAAGGTCGCTCTGAATTACCAAATTATGTCGAGCGTTACTTAAATGGTGAGTTTGTCTTAAAAGACTTTATTACGCATAAATTATCTTTAGAGGAAATCAATAATGCATTTGATTTGATGGCTGAAGGTAAAAGTATTCGTAGTGTTGTCGTTTACTAA
- a CDS encoding antibiotic biosynthesis monooxygenase, whose protein sequence is MFVVIYRVYVKKAKEDEYQKLWRKVANYFIEYRGAIGSVLHKTDQGFFLAYSRWPDKQTRDASWPGEDAPSDVLPEDIRQSILEMKSCADQENKLPEITMEVVDDLLFNQA, encoded by the coding sequence ATGTTTGTAGTTATTTATCGAGTGTATGTAAAAAAAGCTAAAGAAGATGAATATCAAAAATTATGGCGTAAAGTAGCAAATTACTTTATTGAGTATCGAGGTGCAATAGGTTCTGTTTTACATAAAACAGATCAAGGTTTTTTTCTTGCTTATTCAAGGTGGCCAGATAAACAAACACGAGATGCATCTTGGCCAGGAGAAGATGCGCCTTCTGATGTTTTACCAGAAGATATCCGTCAAAGTATTTTAGAAATGAAATCTTGTGCTGATCAAGAAAATAAATTACCCGAGATTACCATGGAAGTGGTTGATGATTTGTTATTTAATCAAGCTTAA